A single region of the Balaenoptera ricei isolate mBalRic1 chromosome 12, mBalRic1.hap2, whole genome shotgun sequence genome encodes:
- the SERINC1 gene encoding serine incorporator 1, with amino-acid sequence MGSVLGLCSMASWIPCLCGSAPCLLCRCCPSGNNSTVTRLIYALFLLVGVCVACVMLIPGMEEQLNKIPGFCENEKGVVPCNILVGYKAVYRLCFGLAMFYLLLSLLMIKVKSSSDPRAAVHNGFWFFKFAAAVAIIIGAFFIPEGTFTTVWFYVGMAGAFCFILIQLVLLIDFAHSWNESWVEKMEEGNSRCWYAALLSATALNYLLSLVAIVLFFVYYTHPASCAENKAFISVNMLLCLGASVMSILPKIQESQPRSGLLQSSVITVYTMYLTWSAMTNEPETECNPSLLSIIGYNTTSTVPKEGQSVQWWHAQGIIGLILFLLCVFYSSIRTSNNSQVNKLTLTSDESTLIEDGGARSDGSLEDRDDVHRAIDNERDGVTYSYSFFHFMLFLASLYIMMTLTNWYRYEPSREMKSQWTAVWVKISSSWIGIVLYVWTLVAPLVLTNRDFD; translated from the exons ATACCATGTTTGTGTGGCAGTGCCCCATGTTTGCTGTGCCGATGCTGTCCTAGTGGAAACAACTCCACTGTAACTAGGTTGATCTATGCACTTTTTTTGCTTGTTGGAGTGTGTGTAGCTTGTGTAATGTTGATACCTGGAATGGAAGAACAACTAAATAag attcctgGATTTTGTGAGAATGAGAAAGGAGTGGTCCCTTGTAATATTCTGGTTGGCTATAAAGCTGTATACCGTTTGTGCTTTGGCTTGGCTATGTTCTACCTTCTCCTATCTCTGTTAATGATCAAAGTGAAGAGCAGCAGTGATCCTAGAGCTGCAGTACACAATGG attctggTTCTTTAAATTTGCTGCAGCAGTTGCAATTATTATTGGGGCCTTCTTCATTCCAGAAGGAACTTTTACAACTg tgtggTTTTACGTAGGCATGGCAGGTGCCTTTTGCTTCATTCTCATACAGCTAGTCTTACTCATTGATTTTGCCCATTCGTGGAATGAATCATGGGTTGAAAAAATGGAAGAAGGGAACTCAAGATGTTGGTACGCAG CTTTGTTATCAGCTACAGCTCTGAATTATCTGCTGTCTTTAGTTGCTATCGTCCTATTTTTTGTTTACTATACTCATCCAGCCAGTTGTGCAGAAAATAAAGCGTTCATCAGTGTCAACATGCTCCTCTGCCTTGGTGCTTCTGTAATGTCTATACTGCCAAAGATCCAA GAATCACAACCAAGATCTGGTTTGTTACAGTCTTCAGTAATTACAGTCTACACAATGTATTTGACATGGTCTGCTATGACTAATGAACCAG AAACAGAATGCAACCCAAGTCTACTGAGCATAATTGGATACAATACAACAAGCACTGTCCCAAAGGAGGGGCAGTCTGTACAGTGGTGGCATGCTCAAGGAATTATCGGACTAATCCTCTTTTTACTGTGTGTGTTTTATTCAAG CATCCGTACTTCAAACAATAGTCAGGTTAATAAACTGACTCTAACAAGTGATGAATCAACATTAATAGAAGATGGTGGAGCCAGAAGTGACGGATCACTGGAGGACAGAGATGATGTTCACCGAGCTATAGATAATGAAAGGGATGGTGTCACTTACAGTTACTCCTTCTTTCACTTTATGCTTTTCCTGGCTTCGCTTTATATCATGATGACCCTTACCAACTGGTACAG GTATGAGCCTTCTCGTGAGATGAAAAGTCAGTGGACAGCTGTCTGGGTGAAAATCTCTTCTAGTTGGATTGGCATTGTGCTGTATGTTTGGACACTGGTGGCACCACTTGTTCTTACAAATCGTGATTTTGACTGA